One part of the Streptobacillus canis genome encodes these proteins:
- the mgtE gene encoding magnesium transporter, whose translation MKNNVDIDKLTQEEIDLLKQEIKNRLEHGEEEEYFEDADDIDTEEIAEDLQNLESEEEVEEFVEEHHTVDIADSFYEIEDDSELLRVFKLFSEEAQIEIFEQADEELQIRILNLLDLEESIDILTYLPPDDVADILGSLELRKSKEILDNMKRSDANKIRLLLGYADDTAGGIMTTQYIAFKKNLKIKDIMEKIKVIGPKTEYIETIFVLDEESRLFGEADLRDILIASDDTILEEITDENIIYVDPYYDQEKVAQIVSRYGLKVVPVVNRKGNMLGIITIDDVIDVINEENTEDILKLHGAGDDETLETTLKDSVSKRLPWLAINLVTAFLASFTVGLFSETIDAVVALAVSMPIVSGMGGNAGTQSLAVTIRSIALDESDSDDSWKISLKYIALGFINGIVLGVICAIAIYFFYKSFYLSFVIFLAMIGNCVIACLVGYLIPVGLKLAKIDPAMASAVVLTTITDICGFFLFLGLATVFLDKLV comes from the coding sequence ATGAAAAATAATGTAGATATAGATAAATTAACACAAGAAGAAATTGATTTATTAAAACAAGAAATTAAGAATAGATTAGAACATGGTGAAGAAGAAGAATATTTTGAAGATGCGGATGATATAGATACAGAGGAAATAGCAGAAGATCTTCAAAATTTAGAATCTGAAGAAGAAGTTGAAGAATTTGTTGAAGAACACCATACAGTAGATATTGCTGATTCATTTTATGAAATAGAAGATGATTCAGAACTTTTAAGAGTATTTAAATTATTTAGTGAAGAAGCACAAATAGAAATATTTGAACAAGCAGATGAAGAACTACAAATTCGTATTTTAAATTTACTTGATTTAGAAGAATCAATTGATATTTTAACTTATTTACCACCAGATGATGTTGCCGATATTTTAGGTTCATTAGAATTAAGAAAAAGTAAAGAAATATTAGATAATATGAAAAGATCTGATGCAAATAAAATCAGATTGCTATTAGGTTATGCAGATGATACTGCAGGGGGGATAATGACCACTCAGTATATTGCATTTAAGAAAAACCTTAAAATTAAAGACATTATGGAAAAAATAAAAGTTATTGGTCCTAAAACAGAATATATAGAAACTATATTTGTATTAGATGAAGAGTCAAGATTATTTGGAGAAGCCGATTTACGTGATATTTTAATAGCATCAGATGATACAATTTTAGAAGAAATAACAGATGAAAATATTATTTATGTTGATCCATATTATGATCAAGAAAAAGTTGCACAAATAGTTTCTAGATATGGATTAAAAGTTGTTCCTGTAGTTAATAGAAAAGGTAATATGTTAGGAATAATTACGATAGATGACGTTATTGATGTAATTAATGAAGAAAATACAGAGGATATCTTGAAATTACACGGGGCAGGGGATGATGAGACTTTAGAAACAACATTAAAAGATAGTGTTTCAAAAAGACTGCCTTGGTTAGCGATTAATTTAGTAACAGCATTTTTAGCTTCATTTACAGTAGGATTATTTTCAGAGACAATAGATGCGGTTGTAGCACTTGCTGTTTCTATGCCTATAGTATCAGGAATGGGTGGAAATGCAGGAACTCAAAGTTTAGCTGTTACAATTAGATCGATTGCGCTTGACGAGAGCGATAGTGATGATAGTTGGAAAATATCTTTAAAATATATTGCTTTAGGATTTATAAATGGTATAGTTTTAGGAGTAATATGTGCGATTGCAATTTATTTCTTTTATAAGAGTTTTTATCTAAGCTTTGTAATATTTTTAGCGATGATTGGAAATTGTGTAATTGCATGTTTAGTTGGATATCTTATACCAGTTGGTCTAAAATTAGCAAAGATAGATCCAGCAATGGCTTCAGCAGTTGTATTAACAACAATTACAGACATTTGTGGATTTTTCTTATTCTTAGGTTTAGCAACAGTATTTTTAGATAAATTAGTATAG
- a CDS encoding M48 family metallopeptidase: MIEKILGYEVERKKVKNINLRVRSDLSIYISAPLNIDNYYIEQFILSKKDWIDKNIQKFKVYKENVQEETFEDSTKIKFLGKYFSLNIIENTYDNVNISEDRIIINTKNNEFNYKKKLIEQFYYKEAEKLFKQRIEIYLSVMNEKIDRLIIKTIKGKWGYCKPTEKIIALNTNLIKRSLFEIDYVIIHELAHLKHPNHSVNFYRHIEKYMKNYKDAETKLKYR, translated from the coding sequence TTGATTGAGAAAATACTTGGTTATGAAGTAGAAAGAAAAAAAGTAAAAAACATTAATTTAAGGGTAAGAAGTGATTTAAGTATATATATATCTGCACCATTAAATATTGATAATTATTATATAGAGCAGTTTATATTATCAAAAAAAGATTGGATAGATAAGAATATACAGAAGTTTAAAGTATATAAAGAGAATGTTCAAGAAGAAACTTTTGAAGATTCTACTAAGATAAAATTTTTAGGGAAATATTTTAGTTTAAATATTATTGAAAATACTTATGATAATGTAAATATTTCAGAAGATAGAATTATTATAAATACTAAAAATAACGAATTTAATTATAAAAAGAAGCTTATAGAACAATTTTATTATAAAGAAGCAGAAAAACTTTTTAAACAGAGAATAGAAATTTATTTATCAGTTATGAATGAAAAAATTGATAGATTAATAATAAAGACTATTAAAGGAAAGTGGGGTTATTGTAAGCCAACTGAGAAAATAATAGCGTTAAATACAAATTTAATAAAACGTTCATTATTTGAAATTGATTATGTTATAATACATGAGTTGGCACATCTAAAGCATCCAAATCATAGTGTAAATTTTTATAGGCACATTGAAAAATATATGAAAAATTATAAGGATGCGGAAACAAAATTAAAATACAGGTAG
- a CDS encoding prohibitin family protein: MNSINNYKPSYKSISAGIIAVLAIVSIVLSCYTVNTGEVAVISTFGKVNKIEGEGLNFKIPFIQSKDMLEIRERIYDFTKENGEDLSLNVSTKDIQTVNIELNVQASISDPEKLYKAFRGNHESRFIRPRVREIVQATISKYTIEEFVSKRTEISRLIFEDLKDDFETYGLNVSNISIVNHDFSDEYEKAIEQKKVAEQAVEKAKAEQEKLSVEAENRVKLAEYNLKEKELQAKANQIESNSLSKQLLQKMAIEKWNGELPKVQDGSSSILINDVIR, from the coding sequence ATGAATTCAATAAATAATTATAAACCAAGTTATAAGAGTATTTCAGCTGGTATCATAGCTGTATTGGCGATTGTTTCAATTGTATTAAGCTGTTATACTGTAAATACAGGGGAGGTAGCAGTTATTTCTACTTTTGGTAAAGTAAATAAAATCGAGGGTGAAGGACTTAATTTTAAAATACCTTTTATACAGTCAAAAGATATGTTGGAGATTAGGGAAAGAATTTATGATTTTACAAAAGAAAATGGAGAAGATTTATCTTTAAATGTTTCAACAAAAGATATACAAACTGTAAATATTGAACTAAATGTTCAAGCAAGTATTTCTGATCCTGAAAAATTATATAAAGCTTTTCGTGGAAATCATGAATCTAGATTCATAAGACCTAGAGTAAGAGAAATAGTACAAGCCACAATATCTAAATATACAATTGAGGAATTTGTTTCGAAAAGAACAGAAATTTCAAGATTAATATTTGAAGACTTAAAAGATGATTTTGAAACTTATGGTCTAAATGTATCTAATATTTCTATTGTTAATCATGACTTTTCTGATGAATATGAAAAAGCAATTGAACAGAAGAAAGTAGCAGAACAAGCAGTAGAAAAAGCAAAAGCAGAACAAGAAAAATTATCTGTTGAAGCAGAAAATAGAGTAAAATTAGCTGAGTATAATTTAAAAGAAAAAGAATTACAAGCAAAGGCGAATCAAATTGAAAGTAATTCGTTAAGTAAACAATTATTACAAAAAATGGCAATTGAAAAATGGAATGGAGAATTACCTAAAGTTCAAGATGGTTCTTCTTCAATTTTAATAAATGATGTTATAAGATAG
- a CDS encoding peptidylprolyl isomerase: MKVKMTTNKGIINLNLFEDAAPVTVANFVNLISRGYYDGLKFHRVIEDFMAQGGDPTGTGMGGPGYAFGDEFFNGYVFDKPGYLAMANAGPNTNGSQFFITTVITGWLNNNHTIFGEVESEADLKVVKELVTGDIMEKVEITETNEEYLKEVEHVIAEFNKALDKNK, encoded by the coding sequence ATGAAAGTAAAAATGACGACAAACAAAGGGATAATTAATTTGAATTTATTTGAAGATGCGGCACCAGTAACAGTTGCTAATTTCGTTAATTTAATTAGTAGAGGATATTATGATGGTTTAAAATTTCATAGAGTAATTGAAGATTTTATGGCGCAAGGTGGAGATCCTACAGGAACTGGAATGGGTGGTCCTGGGTATGCATTTGGTGATGAATTCTTTAATGGATATGTATTTGATAAACCTGGATATTTAGCAATGGCTAATGCAGGGCCAAATACAAATGGGTCTCAATTTTTTATAACTACAGTAATAACAGGATGGTTAAATAATAATCACACAATATTTGGTGAAGTAGAATCTGAAGCTGATTTAAAAGTTGTAAAAGAATTAGTTACTGGAGATATAATGGAAAAAGTTGAAATAACAGAAACAAACGAAGAGTATTTAAAAGAAGTAGAACATGTAATTGCTGAATTTAACAAAGCTTTAGATAAAAATAAATAG
- a CDS encoding M42 family metallopeptidase, translating into MNTLDYLLKLTSIPSPTGYTKNIMKFVYDEIKSFGLFPQYTNKGAVMVTLKGIDDEKHRIVTAHLDTLGAMVRAIKPNGRLKIDLIGGFTFNSIEGENCKIHVSKNEKAIDGTILMHQTSVHVYKNAGTIERNQTNIEVRIDEKVTSEKETRDLGIEVGDFISFDPRTVVTDSGFIKSRHLDDKISAAIMLNLLKDYSENKIILPNTTHFYFSNNEEIGYGANSSIPENVVEYLAIDMGAMGDDQQTDEYTVSICVKDASGPYHYELRQHLVNLSEKNNIGYKLDIYPYYGSDASSAMRAGIDVRHALIGAGVESSHSYERSHIDSVKATEKLVDVYLKSNLI; encoded by the coding sequence ATGAATACATTAGATTATTTATTAAAATTAACTAGCATTCCTTCGCCAACAGGTTATACAAAAAATATAATGAAATTTGTTTATGATGAAATAAAAAGTTTTGGTTTATTTCCTCAATATACAAATAAAGGGGCTGTAATGGTTACTTTAAAAGGTATTGATGATGAGAAACATCGTATTGTAACAGCTCATTTAGATACCTTAGGTGCAATGGTGAGAGCAATTAAACCAAACGGTCGCCTTAAAATAGATTTAATTGGAGGTTTTACATTTAATTCTATAGAAGGAGAAAATTGTAAAATTCATGTTTCAAAAAATGAAAAAGCTATTGATGGAACTATATTAATGCATCAAACTAGTGTTCATGTATATAAAAATGCAGGAACTATTGAAAGAAATCAAACTAATATTGAGGTAAGAATTGATGAAAAAGTAACTAGTGAAAAAGAAACTAGAGATTTAGGTATAGAAGTAGGAGATTTTATTTCTTTTGATCCAAGAACTGTAGTTACAGACAGTGGGTTCATTAAGAGTAGACATTTAGATGATAAAATAAGTGCTGCAATAATGCTAAATTTACTTAAAGATTATTCTGAAAATAAAATAATTTTACCTAATACAACACATTTTTACTTCAGTAATAATGAAGAAATTGGCTATGGAGCAAATTCGAGTATACCAGAAAATGTTGTTGAATATTTAGCAATTGATATGGGAGCTATGGGTGATGATCAACAAACAGATGAATATACTGTTTCAATTTGTGTGAAAGATGCTTCAGGTCCATATCATTATGAATTACGTCAACATTTGGTTAATTTATCAGAAAAAAATAATATTGGTTATAAATTAGATATATATCCATATTATGGAAGTGATGCTTCAAGTGCAATGAGAGCAGGAATTGATGTTAGACATGCTTTAATAGGTGCTGGTGTTGAATCTTCACATTCTTATGAAAGAAGTCACATAGATTCAGTAAAAGCAACTGAAAAATTAGTAGATGTTTATTTAAAAAGTAATTTAATATAA
- a CDS encoding deoxynucleoside kinase, translating to MKGIICVDGVVGVGKSSLGKILAEKYDSILYEEPVVNNPILDKYYYDRKRWSFPLQIFFLNKRFQMIKNASKLGRCVMDRSIYGDVIFSKMLVEDGDMTQEEFELYEELLFNMLEHVEKPALMIYLETSVESALAKIKKRGRDYEQIVPRDYWESLDRHYREYFKNYNISEIITINVDEIDFVNNEKDREYILSLIDEKLSKLENNIK from the coding sequence ATGAAAGGAATAATTTGTGTTGATGGAGTTGTTGGTGTTGGAAAATCTTCTTTAGGAAAAATATTAGCAGAGAAATATGATTCTATATTGTATGAAGAACCTGTTGTAAATAATCCTATTCTAGATAAGTATTATTATGATAGAAAAAGATGGTCTTTCCCATTACAAATATTTTTCTTAAATAAAAGATTCCAAATGATAAAGAATGCGTCAAAATTAGGTAGATGTGTTATGGATAGATCTATTTATGGAGATGTAATCTTCTCTAAAATGCTTGTTGAAGATGGAGACATGACACAAGAAGAATTTGAATTATATGAAGAATTACTTTTTAATATGTTAGAACATGTTGAAAAACCAGCATTGATGATCTATTTAGAAACTTCTGTAGAATCTGCTTTAGCTAAGATTAAAAAAAGAGGTAGAGATTACGAGCAAATCGTTCCTAGAGACTATTGGGAAAGTTTAGATAGACATTATAGAGAATATTTTAAAAATTATAATATATCTGAAATAATAACTATAAATGTAGATGAAATCGATTTTGTTAACAATGAAAAAGATAGAGAATATATTTTAAGTTTAATTGATGAAAAATTATCAAAACTTGAAAATAATATAAAATAA
- a CDS encoding tRNA 2-thiocytidine biosynthesis TtcA family protein, with protein MSLGNTNCPIILPEVPIQPLDIIEKSIQKKYREYLWSPFIKALKDFELVNENDKIAVAISGGKDSLLLAKLFQELQRASNTKFDLVFIAMNPGFNQRNLDNLKFNLDHLNIPCHIYNDNIFEVAGKIAKDYPCYMCAKMRRGSLYNKATELGCNKLALGHHLDDVIETTLMSMFYMGKYETMLPKLRSDNFNIELIRPLFYVEEKNIIKFVKNNGIQAMNCGCTVAAEKTSSKRRETKELIENLSRFNPNIKKKILSSTFNVNIEKILGFKYKSKHFSYLDDYELIKK; from the coding sequence ATGTCTTTAGGAAATACAAACTGCCCTATTATACTCCCAGAAGTTCCAATACAACCTTTAGATATAATTGAAAAAAGTATACAAAAAAAATATAGAGAATATTTATGGTCTCCTTTTATTAAAGCTTTAAAAGATTTTGAATTGGTCAATGAAAATGATAAAATTGCTGTTGCAATATCAGGAGGTAAAGATTCATTATTATTAGCAAAACTATTTCAAGAATTACAAAGAGCTTCAAATACAAAATTTGATTTAGTTTTTATTGCTATGAACCCTGGATTTAATCAACGTAACCTAGATAATTTAAAATTTAACCTTGACCACTTAAATATCCCTTGTCATATATATAATGATAATATATTTGAAGTTGCTGGTAAAATTGCTAAGGATTATCCTTGTTATATGTGTGCTAAAATGCGTCGTGGGTCTCTTTATAACAAAGCTACAGAACTTGGCTGTAATAAACTTGCCTTAGGTCATCATTTAGATGATGTAATTGAAACTACTCTAATGTCTATGTTTTATATGGGTAAATATGAAACTATGTTACCAAAATTAAGGTCCGATAATTTTAATATAGAGCTGATTAGACCTCTATTCTACGTTGAGGAAAAAAATATCATAAAATTTGTAAAAAATAATGGTATTCAAGCTATGAATTGCGGCTGTACAGTTGCTGCTGAAAAAACTTCAAGTAAAAGACGTGAAACTAAAGAACTTATTGAGAATTTATCTAGATTTAACCCAAATATTAAAAAGAAAATTCTCTCTTCTACTTTCAATGTAAATATTGAAAAAATCTTAGGTTTTAAATATAAAAGTAAACACTTCTCTTATCTTGATGATTATGAATTAATAAAAAAATAA
- the coaBC gene encoding bifunctional phosphopantothenoylcysteine decarboxylase/phosphopantothenate--cysteine ligase CoaBC yields the protein MKNIVIGVTSGIACYKALDLCSKLKKQNYNITVIMTENATKLISPLLFQTITGNKVYTEIFDKDDIKVTHIELSKKADLVCIVPATYNLIGKVSSGIADDFLTTFIAACNSKKVMFFPAMNTNMYLNPILQDNLNKLNNYGYRIFNPATGLLACGDNGIGKLPQIDEIFNEIVFEIERSSELLNKNILITAGGTLEPIDPVRYISNKSSGKMGYAIAKQASLKGANVTLVSTKPELDVPKGIDKVIYVKSAKEMHDVVLTESKFNDYIFMVAAVSDFKVKNYSENKIKKNQLTELKIDLDLNPDILKDLSEIKPRTFTLIGFAAESNNIYENAKQKLKNKNLDYIILNDISDNTIGFNSENNKVIIFDKNENIIDIDKNTKDNVAKEILDKILI from the coding sequence ATGAAAAATATTGTTATTGGTGTAACTTCTGGTATTGCTTGCTATAAAGCTCTAGATTTATGTTCTAAACTAAAAAAACAAAATTATAATATAACTGTAATAATGACTGAAAATGCTACAAAACTTATTTCACCATTATTATTTCAGACAATAACCGGGAATAAGGTTTATACCGAAATATTTGACAAAGATGATATCAAGGTAACTCATATAGAGTTATCCAAAAAAGCTGACTTAGTATGCATAGTTCCAGCAACCTATAATCTTATTGGTAAAGTTTCATCAGGGATAGCTGATGATTTTTTAACAACATTTATTGCTGCATGTAACTCAAAAAAGGTTATGTTTTTCCCTGCAATGAATACAAATATGTATCTAAATCCAATATTGCAAGACAATTTAAACAAATTAAATAATTATGGATATAGAATTTTTAACCCTGCAACTGGATTATTAGCTTGTGGAGATAATGGAATCGGCAAATTACCACAAATAGATGAAATTTTTAATGAAATTGTTTTTGAAATTGAAAGATCAAGTGAATTACTTAATAAAAACATATTAATTACAGCTGGTGGGACACTAGAGCCAATAGATCCAGTTAGATATATATCTAATAAATCAAGTGGTAAAATGGGCTACGCTATAGCTAAACAAGCATCATTAAAAGGTGCAAATGTTACACTAGTGAGCACAAAACCCGAATTAGATGTTCCAAAAGGTATTGATAAAGTAATTTATGTAAAAAGTGCAAAAGAAATGCATGATGTTGTTTTAACTGAAAGTAAATTTAACGATTATATTTTTATGGTTGCAGCTGTATCTGATTTCAAAGTAAAAAATTATTCAGAAAATAAAATAAAGAAAAATCAATTAACAGAACTAAAAATTGATTTAGATTTAAATCCAGATATTTTAAAAGATTTATCAGAAATTAAACCAAGAACATTTACCTTAATTGGTTTTGCAGCTGAAAGCAATAACATTTATGAAAATGCAAAACAAAAACTTAAGAATAAAAATTTAGATTATATAATTTTAAATGACATATCTGATAATACAATTGGATTTAATTCAGAAAATAATAAAGTTATAATATTTGATAAAAATGAAAATATAATTGATATTGATAAAAATACTAAAGATAATGTTGCAAAAGAAATCTTGGATAAAATTTTAATATGA
- a CDS encoding NAD(P)H-hydrate dehydratase produces MIIVGDNITTKQIDEYIENQCEISKDVLMENVVFKLYESIDKNFDTYLIIAGFGNNGGDGYALARQLHTNNKEVIVFKINNDFYSEECKKNIIRCEKIGIQIIDNIEKLDFYLQRSEVVIDAIFGIGLNRELSKNIKDIIYKINKYKILSQYKVYSIDIPSGLDSKYGNTYGACIEADKTLSIMTYKQGFLNYNCKINTGEIEVIKNIVIPNEELKKFSTTYLVEKADIKKMELKRREEDNKTTYGKTFIISGSKKYFGAAELATQASVKCGSGYTYLLSDYDKIEEITRNIPEIIFEKNINNLEKATTIAIGPGMEFNEYIYNIIEEYKDDKFFVIDAGALNNVINFNDPEKTIITPHIGEFSRISKIDLNTIIKEPIETILEYSKQNRVTLLLKGKNTYITNGREVYIIDTGNPYMANAGMGDVLTGMISSINSQGYGVMNAAIIATYLHGYIADKLQEEQYIINPSDIIKNISKYMKELFK; encoded by the coding sequence ATGATAATTGTTGGTGATAATATTACAACTAAACAAATTGATGAATACATTGAAAATCAATGTGAAATTAGTAAAGATGTACTAATGGAAAATGTTGTTTTTAAGTTATATGAGAGTATAGATAAAAATTTTGATACTTATTTGATAATCGCAGGCTTTGGCAATAATGGAGGAGATGGATATGCTCTTGCAAGACAATTACATACAAATAATAAAGAAGTTATTGTTTTTAAAATAAATAACGATTTTTATAGTGAAGAATGTAAAAAAAATATCATTAGATGTGAAAAAATAGGTATACAAATAATTGATAATATTGAAAAATTAGATTTTTATTTACAAAGATCTGAAGTTGTTATTGATGCAATCTTTGGTATAGGTTTAAATAGAGAATTATCAAAAAATATTAAAGATATTATTTATAAAATAAATAAGTATAAAATATTATCACAATATAAAGTATATAGTATAGATATACCATCTGGACTAGACTCAAAATATGGTAATACATATGGTGCATGTATTGAAGCTGATAAAACATTAAGTATAATGACATATAAACAAGGATTCTTAAATTATAATTGTAAAATTAATACAGGAGAAATTGAAGTAATTAAAAATATTGTTATTCCAAATGAAGAACTAAAAAAATTTTCAACAACCTATCTAGTCGAAAAGGCTGATATAAAAAAAATGGAATTAAAAAGAAGAGAAGAAGATAATAAAACTACATATGGTAAAACATTTATTATTTCTGGATCTAAAAAGTATTTTGGTGCTGCAGAACTAGCAACACAAGCTTCAGTAAAATGCGGTAGTGGTTATACATATTTGTTATCGGACTACGATAAGATAGAGGAAATTACAAGAAATATTCCAGAAATTATATTTGAAAAGAATATCAACAATCTTGAAAAAGCAACTACAATAGCAATTGGACCTGGAATGGAATTCAATGAATATATATATAATATAATTGAAGAATATAAAGATGATAAATTTTTTGTTATTGATGCAGGTGCGTTAAATAATGTTATCAATTTTAATGATCCAGAGAAAACAATAATTACACCCCATATAGGAGAATTTTCAAGAATAAGTAAAATTGATTTGAATACAATAATAAAAGAGCCAATTGAAACAATACTAGAATATTCAAAGCAAAACAGAGTAACATTATTATTGAAAGGTAAGAATACATATATAACTAATGGAAGAGAAGTATACATAATTGATACTGGAAATCCATATATGGCAAATGCAGGAATGGGTGATGTACTAACAGGTATGATTTCATCAATAAATTCACAAGGCTATGGAGTAATGAATGCAGCAATTATAGCAACATATTTACATGGATATATAGCAGATAAATTACAAGAAGAACAATACATAATAAATCCAAGTGATATAATTAAAAATATAAGTAAGTATATGAAAGAATTATTTAAATAA
- the galU gene encoding UTP--glucose-1-phosphate uridylyltransferase GalU, producing the protein MKIRKAIIPAAGLGTRVLPATKAQPKEMLSIVDKPALQYLVEELIESGIQEILIITGRNKQSIENHFDYSYELEAILKEKGKEELFNEVQNISKMVNMYYVRQKLPLGLGHAISCAESFVANEPFLILLGDDIIYTDKEKGEIPVSKQLIDAYEKNGGGSIVGVQKVPKKDLNKYGIIKQGNRIDERIYEIENFVEKPNIEDAPSEFAALGRYILEPQIFKYLKQEKPVDFEIQLTPAILNMAKNNESKLYSYEFDGLRYDTGDKFGMFKATVEFGLRHPELKDRIKEYLKDLKVEL; encoded by the coding sequence ATGAAAATTCGTAAAGCAATTATCCCTGCAGCGGGACTTGGTACAAGAGTTTTACCAGCAACAAAAGCACAGCCAAAGGAAATGCTTAGTATTGTTGATAAACCAGCATTACAATATCTTGTAGAAGAATTAATAGAAAGTGGTATACAGGAAATATTAATTATAACAGGTAGAAATAAACAATCAATTGAAAATCATTTTGATTATTCTTATGAATTAGAAGCAATCTTAAAAGAGAAAGGTAAAGAAGAACTATTTAATGAAGTCCAAAATATATCTAAAATGGTAAATATGTATTATGTAAGACAAAAATTACCTTTAGGATTAGGGCACGCTATATCATGTGCAGAATCATTTGTAGCAAATGAGCCATTCTTAATCTTATTAGGTGATGATATCATTTACACAGATAAGGAAAAAGGTGAAATTCCCGTATCTAAACAATTGATTGATGCATATGAGAAAAACGGTGGAGGAAGTATAGTTGGAGTTCAAAAAGTACCTAAAAAAGATCTAAATAAATATGGTATTATAAAACAAGGAAACAGGATTGATGAAAGAATTTATGAAATTGAAAATTTCGTTGAAAAACCAAATATAGAAGATGCTCCAAGTGAATTTGCTGCATTAGGTAGATATATCCTAGAACCTCAAATCTTTAAATATCTTAAGCAAGAAAAACCTGTAGACTTTGAGATACAGTTAACACCTGCAATACTTAATATGGCTAAAAATAATGAATCAAAACTTTATTCATATGAATTTGATGGTTTAAGATATGATACAGGTGATAAATTTGGAATGTTTAAAGCTACTGTAGAATTCGGACTTAGACATCCAGAACTTAAAGATAGAATAAAAGAATACTTGAAAGATTTAAAGGTAGAATTATGA
- the truB gene encoding tRNA pseudouridine(55) synthase TruB — translation MEDYILVLNKPKDITSFSYIQKVRKELDIKKIGHAGTLDPMAEGLMIVMANNATKFSDYLMKHSKTYYVEMELGYETNTFDLEGEITNKSDSEFKLSLNQINNTINKYICKFSQIPPMFSAIKKNGVKLYDLARKGIELELDGREVEIYNIYDIEYKENILSFRADVSSGTYIRSLVRDIGRDLDTYATMTKLVRERIDKYTLNDVNTKIPVEKLFNYKRLDVDEKMYLELLNGMTKIIELKVIDENDKYLKIYYNNIFAGLVEIKQKIRYTYYIKRSKYFKELR, via the coding sequence ATGGAAGATTACATATTAGTATTGAATAAACCAAAAGATATTACTTCATTCTCATATATTCAAAAAGTACGTAAAGAATTAGATATAAAAAAAATTGGTCATGCAGGTACATTAGATCCAATGGCCGAAGGTTTAATGATAGTTATGGCTAATAATGCTACTAAATTTTCTGATTACTTAATGAAGCACTCTAAAACATATTATGTTGAAATGGAACTTGGTTATGAAACAAATACATTTGATTTAGAGGGTGAAATTACAAATAAATCTGATTCTGAATTTAAATTATCTTTAAATCAAATTAACAATACTATAAATAAATATATTTGTAAATTTTCTCAAATTCCACCAATGTTTTCTGCGATTAAAAAAAATGGTGTGAAACTTTACGATTTAGCTAGAAAAGGAATAGAACTTGAACTAGATGGAAGAGAAGTTGAGATTTACAATATTTATGATATTGAGTATAAAGAAAATATATTATCATTTAGAGCTGATGTAAGTAGTGGTACATACATAAGATCATTAGTAAGAGATATTGGAAGAGATTTAGATACTTATGCTACTATGACTAAATTAGTTAGAGAACGTATTGATAAATATACTTTAAATGATGTAAATACAAAAATACCAGTTGAAAAACTCTTTAATTATAAGAGACTTGATGTTGATGAAAAAATGTATTTAGAACTACTTAATGGTATGACAAAAATAATAGAATTAAAAGTAATTGATGAAAATGATAAATATCTAAAAATTTATTATAATAATATTTTTGCTGGACTAGTAGAAATTAAGCAAAAAATAAGATATACTTATTATATAAAAAGGAGTAAATACTTTAAGGAGTTGAGATAA